A part of Sebastes fasciatus isolate fSebFas1 chromosome 10, fSebFas1.pri, whole genome shotgun sequence genomic DNA contains:
- the LOC141774733 gene encoding ras-GEF domain-containing family member 1C-like isoform X2: protein MPQTVCSGTMFTTPSGFSPHLACAEPEEEEEAPQEGPGPDACLADGPPITSASLDTLIHNLVPTADYYPEKAYVFTFLLSARLFIPPPELLSRVCELCIKQQQLDQSPLDTAKVRKFGPKILQLLTEWTETFPTDFRDEKMVGHLKDIIHRIAPCDEAYWKTLNQVLQKLSQRLALMSQGEESILKVSLNASSISDKLVAFKTKPPPIQKDMLSICNDPYTLAQQLTHVELEHLSHIKPEEFVQAFVQKDPLDGTQPCFGDQKKKTSNLEAYVRWFNRLCYLVATEICMPAKKKQRAQVIEFFIDVARECFNIGNFNSLMAIISGMNMSPVSRLKKTWGKAKTAKFFILEHQMDPTGNFYNYRTALRGAAHRSRTANSNRERIVIPFFSLLIKDIYFLNEGCANRLPNGHVNFEKFVELARQVGEFMTWKQVECPFEQDRAILHYLHTAPIFSEDGLYLASYESESPENQVEKDRWKALRSNVLGKT, encoded by the exons ATGCCCCAGACTGTGTGCTCAGGCACCATGTTCACCACTCCCAGTGGCTTCAGCCCCCATCTGGCCTGTGCTGagcctgaggaggaggaggaggccccGCAGGAGGGCCCGGGGCCCGACGCCTGCCTGGCCGACGGGCCCCCGATCACATCCGCCTCCCTGGACACCCTGATCCATAACCTGGTGCCCACTGCCGATTACTACCCCGAG AAAGCCTATGTGTTTACCTTCCTGCTGAGCGCTCGTCTGTTCATCCCTCCTCCGGAGCTGCTGTCCAGGGTGTGTGAGCTGTgcatcaaacagcagcagctggaccAGAGCCCACTCGATACG GCCAAAGTGCGCAAGTTCGGTCCCAAGATCCTGCAGCTGCTGACGGAGTGGACGGAGACGTTCCCGACTGACTTCAGGGACGAGAAGATGGTCGGACACCTTAAAGACATCATCCACAGGATAGCTCCGTGTGACGAG gCCTACTGGAAAACCCTGAACCAGGTGTTGCAGAAGCTGAGCCAGCGGCTGGCCCTGATGAGCCAGGGGGAAGAGAGCATCCTCAAGGTCTCCCTCAAcgcctcctccatctctgacaAGCTGGTGGCCTTCAAAACCAAGCCTCCGCCCATCCAGAAGGACATGCTCTCCATCTGCAACGACCCGTACACACTGGCACAGCAGCTCACCCACGTGGAGCTg gaACATCTGAGTCACATCAAGCCAGAGGAGTTTGTCCAAGCCTTCGTTCAGAAAGACCCGCTAGACGGAACCCAG CCGTGCTTCGGTGACCAGAAGAAGAAAACCTCCAACCTGGAGGCTTATGTCAGGTGGTTCAACAGACTGTGTTACCTGGTGGCCACTGAGATCTGCATG CCAGCGAAGAAGAAGCAGAGGGCTCAGGTGATAGAGTTCTTCATTGACGTTGCCAGGGAGTGTTTCAACATCGGGAACTTCAACTCCCTCATGGCCATCATCT CCGGTATGAACATGAGTCCCGTGTCGCGGCTGAAGAAGACTTGGGGCAAAGCCAAGACTGCCAAGTTCTTCATTCTAGAG CATCAGATGGATCCTACGGGGAACTTTTACAACTACAGGACGGCGCTGAGGGGGGCCGCACATCGCTCTCGGACCGCCAACAGCAACAGAGAGAGG ATTGTGATTCCCTTCTTCAGTCTGCTGATCAAAGACATCTACTTCCTGAACGAAGGATGCGCCAATCGGCTGCCCAACGGCCACGTCAACTTTGAG AAATTTGTGGAGTTGGCTCGGCAGGTCGGAGAGTTCATGACGTGGAAACAGGTGGAGTGTCCATTCGAGCAGGACCGGGCCATCCTACACTACCTCCACACTGCTCCCATCTTCAGCGAGGACG GACTCTACCTCGCGTCCTATGAGAGCGAGAGTCCAGAGAACCAGGTCGAGAAGGACAGATGGAAAGCACTCAG GTCTAACGTTCTGGGGAAGACATGA
- the LOC141774733 gene encoding ras-GEF domain-containing family member 1C-like isoform X1, with amino-acid sequence MKTQSDVRTGEKQQTVQRGEEDVNVARQLETGMPQTVCSGTMFTTPSGFSPHLACAEPEEEEEAPQEGPGPDACLADGPPITSASLDTLIHNLVPTADYYPEKAYVFTFLLSARLFIPPPELLSRVCELCIKQQQLDQSPLDTAKVRKFGPKILQLLTEWTETFPTDFRDEKMVGHLKDIIHRIAPCDEAYWKTLNQVLQKLSQRLALMSQGEESILKVSLNASSISDKLVAFKTKPPPIQKDMLSICNDPYTLAQQLTHVELEHLSHIKPEEFVQAFVQKDPLDGTQPCFGDQKKKTSNLEAYVRWFNRLCYLVATEICMPAKKKQRAQVIEFFIDVARECFNIGNFNSLMAIISGMNMSPVSRLKKTWGKAKTAKFFILEHQMDPTGNFYNYRTALRGAAHRSRTANSNRERIVIPFFSLLIKDIYFLNEGCANRLPNGHVNFEKFVELARQVGEFMTWKQVECPFEQDRAILHYLHTAPIFSEDGLYLASYESESPENQVEKDRWKALRSNVLGKT; translated from the exons aCAGGAATGCCCCAGACTGTGTGCTCAGGCACCATGTTCACCACTCCCAGTGGCTTCAGCCCCCATCTGGCCTGTGCTGagcctgaggaggaggaggaggccccGCAGGAGGGCCCGGGGCCCGACGCCTGCCTGGCCGACGGGCCCCCGATCACATCCGCCTCCCTGGACACCCTGATCCATAACCTGGTGCCCACTGCCGATTACTACCCCGAG AAAGCCTATGTGTTTACCTTCCTGCTGAGCGCTCGTCTGTTCATCCCTCCTCCGGAGCTGCTGTCCAGGGTGTGTGAGCTGTgcatcaaacagcagcagctggaccAGAGCCCACTCGATACG GCCAAAGTGCGCAAGTTCGGTCCCAAGATCCTGCAGCTGCTGACGGAGTGGACGGAGACGTTCCCGACTGACTTCAGGGACGAGAAGATGGTCGGACACCTTAAAGACATCATCCACAGGATAGCTCCGTGTGACGAG gCCTACTGGAAAACCCTGAACCAGGTGTTGCAGAAGCTGAGCCAGCGGCTGGCCCTGATGAGCCAGGGGGAAGAGAGCATCCTCAAGGTCTCCCTCAAcgcctcctccatctctgacaAGCTGGTGGCCTTCAAAACCAAGCCTCCGCCCATCCAGAAGGACATGCTCTCCATCTGCAACGACCCGTACACACTGGCACAGCAGCTCACCCACGTGGAGCTg gaACATCTGAGTCACATCAAGCCAGAGGAGTTTGTCCAAGCCTTCGTTCAGAAAGACCCGCTAGACGGAACCCAG CCGTGCTTCGGTGACCAGAAGAAGAAAACCTCCAACCTGGAGGCTTATGTCAGGTGGTTCAACAGACTGTGTTACCTGGTGGCCACTGAGATCTGCATG CCAGCGAAGAAGAAGCAGAGGGCTCAGGTGATAGAGTTCTTCATTGACGTTGCCAGGGAGTGTTTCAACATCGGGAACTTCAACTCCCTCATGGCCATCATCT CCGGTATGAACATGAGTCCCGTGTCGCGGCTGAAGAAGACTTGGGGCAAAGCCAAGACTGCCAAGTTCTTCATTCTAGAG CATCAGATGGATCCTACGGGGAACTTTTACAACTACAGGACGGCGCTGAGGGGGGCCGCACATCGCTCTCGGACCGCCAACAGCAACAGAGAGAGG ATTGTGATTCCCTTCTTCAGTCTGCTGATCAAAGACATCTACTTCCTGAACGAAGGATGCGCCAATCGGCTGCCCAACGGCCACGTCAACTTTGAG AAATTTGTGGAGTTGGCTCGGCAGGTCGGAGAGTTCATGACGTGGAAACAGGTGGAGTGTCCATTCGAGCAGGACCGGGCCATCCTACACTACCTCCACACTGCTCCCATCTTCAGCGAGGACG GACTCTACCTCGCGTCCTATGAGAGCGAGAGTCCAGAGAACCAGGTCGAGAAGGACAGATGGAAAGCACTCAG GTCTAACGTTCTGGGGAAGACATGA